One genomic segment of Lysobacter sp. 5GHs7-4 includes these proteins:
- the gcvA gene encoding transcriptional regulator GcvA, whose translation MNLRRLPPLGALRAFEAAARLSSFKRAADELAVTPTAISHQIRLLEDQLGVRLFERRTRQVALTAHAQRLYPVLREGFDAFAAAVAAIGASRARRAITLSATVSFTAKWLVPRVAAFRAAYPEFDLRLHASDDPVDLLAGVADAAIRYGQGPYPGLVCLPLIEDRFAPVCSPRLNLRTPEDLRALPLLHVEWRHPAARTPSWRGWCERAGLDAVAVDAGLRFTDDSHAIQAAIAGQGVALLSLSLIADDLASGLLVQPIGPTLEGYRHNLVYADTGPPAAEVAALRDWLLAQVAGAG comes from the coding sequence GTGAATCTCCGTCGCCTGCCCCCACTGGGCGCCCTGCGCGCCTTCGAAGCCGCCGCCCGTCTGTCCAGCTTCAAGCGTGCGGCCGACGAGCTGGCGGTCACCCCGACTGCGATCAGCCACCAGATCCGCCTGCTGGAAGATCAGTTGGGCGTGCGCCTGTTCGAGCGCCGCACGCGCCAAGTGGCGCTGACCGCGCACGCGCAGCGCCTGTACCCGGTACTGCGCGAAGGTTTCGACGCGTTCGCGGCCGCGGTCGCGGCGATCGGCGCCAGCCGTGCGCGACGCGCGATCACCCTGTCGGCGACGGTGTCGTTCACCGCCAAATGGCTGGTGCCGCGGGTGGCCGCGTTCCGCGCCGCCTACCCCGAGTTCGACCTGCGCCTGCACGCCTCCGACGATCCGGTCGATCTGCTGGCCGGGGTCGCCGATGCGGCGATCCGCTACGGCCAGGGTCCGTATCCCGGCCTGGTCTGCCTGCCTTTGATCGAGGACCGGTTCGCGCCGGTGTGCAGCCCGCGCCTGAATTTGCGCACACCCGAGGACCTGCGCGCGCTGCCGCTGCTGCACGTGGAATGGCGTCACCCCGCGGCGCGCACGCCCAGCTGGCGCGGCTGGTGCGAACGCGCCGGCCTCGACGCAGTCGCCGTCGATGCCGGCTTGCGCTTCACCGACGACAGCCACGCCATCCAGGCCGCGATCGCCGGCCAGGGCGTGGCGCTGCTGAGCCTGTCGCTGATCGCCGACGACCTGGCCAGCGGCCTGCTGGTGCAGCCGATCGGCCCGACGCTGGAGGGCTACCGCCACAACCTGGTCTACGCCGACACCGGCCCGCCCGCCGCGGAAGTCGCGGCGCTGCGCGACTGGCTGCTGGCGCAGGTCGCCGGCGCCGGTTAA
- a CDS encoding 4-oxalocrotonate tautomerase family protein — translation MPHINLMISGAPNAALTRSVAAAVADLTVEVLGKPRELIALTVQYLDHAQWIIDGRPLSDYGRNAFHLDISITDETNTKGEKARYLAQVHERLAELIGDLHPTSYIHVIDARAAAYGYGGLTQERRYQLAATR, via the coding sequence ATGCCGCACATCAACCTGATGATTTCCGGAGCCCCGAACGCCGCCCTCACGCGCTCGGTGGCGGCGGCGGTGGCCGACCTCACCGTCGAGGTGCTGGGCAAGCCGCGCGAGCTGATCGCGCTGACCGTGCAGTACCTGGACCACGCGCAATGGATCATCGACGGCCGCCCGCTCAGCGATTACGGGCGTAATGCCTTCCATCTGGACATCAGCATCACCGACGAGACCAACACCAAGGGCGAGAAGGCGCGCTATCTGGCCCAGGTCCACGAACGTTTGGCGGAGCTGATCGGCGATCTGCATCCGACCTCCTACATCCACGTCATCGACGCGCGTGCCGCCGCCTACGGCTACGGCGGACTCACTCAGGAGCGGCGCTACCAGCTGGCGGCGACGCGTTAA